Proteins co-encoded in one Ponticoccus alexandrii genomic window:
- the argC gene encoding N-acetyl-gamma-glutamyl-phosphate reductase, with translation MSHSIAIIGASGYTGAELIRLLATHPSFEIKALAANSKAGQSLGAVFPHLRHLDLPDLVTWEEIDFDAIDLCFCALPHKTSQEVISKLPKTVKIVDLSADFRLRDPEDYRKWYGNAHGATEMQEEAVYGLTEFYREAIAEARLVAGTGCNAATGQYILRPLIERDLIDLDEIILDLQCGVSGAGRSLKENLLHAELSEGTNAYAVGGTHRHLGEFDQEFSALAGRPVEIQFTPHLGPFNRGILATAYVRGEAEAVLEALQQAYAEEPFVVVLPMGETPSTHHVRGSNFVHIGVVADRRPGRVIVVAALDNLCKGSSGQALQNANLMLGVDETAGLMLAPCFP, from the coding sequence ATGTCTCATTCCATCGCCATCATCGGCGCTTCGGGCTATACCGGGGCAGAGCTTATCCGGCTTCTGGCCACGCATCCCTCTTTCGAGATCAAGGCGCTGGCCGCGAACTCGAAGGCCGGGCAGAGTTTGGGTGCGGTCTTTCCGCACCTGCGCCACCTTGACCTGCCGGACCTCGTGACATGGGAAGAGATCGACTTCGACGCGATCGACCTGTGTTTCTGCGCCCTGCCGCACAAGACCTCGCAGGAGGTGATCTCGAAGCTGCCGAAGACGGTGAAGATCGTCGACCTCTCGGCGGATTTCCGGCTGCGCGACCCCGAGGATTACCGCAAGTGGTACGGCAACGCGCATGGCGCCACAGAGATGCAGGAAGAGGCGGTCTATGGCCTGACCGAGTTTTACCGCGAGGCCATTGCGGAGGCGCGGCTTGTAGCGGGCACCGGCTGCAATGCGGCGACGGGTCAGTATATCCTGCGCCCGCTGATAGAGCGCGACCTGATCGACCTCGACGAGATCATCCTCGACCTGCAATGCGGGGTATCCGGCGCGGGCCGGTCGCTGAAAGAAAACCTGCTGCACGCAGAGCTGTCCGAGGGCACCAATGCCTATGCGGTCGGCGGCACGCACCGGCACCTGGGCGAGTTCGATCAGGAGTTCAGCGCGCTGGCGGGGCGCCCGGTGGAAATCCAGTTCACCCCGCACCTCGGGCCGTTCAACCGCGGCATCCTTGCCACGGCCTATGTCCGGGGCGAGGCGGAGGCGGTGCTGGAGGCGCTTCAGCAGGCCTATGCCGAGGAGCCCTTCGTCGTGGTGCTGCCGATGGGCGAGACCCCGTCGACGCATCACGTCCGGGGGTCCAACTTCGTGCATATCGGGGTGGTCGCGGACCGGCGACCGGGGCGGGTGATCGTCGTCGCGGCGCTGGACAACCTGTGCAAGGGATCCTCGGGGCAGGCGTTGCAGAACGCCAACCTGATGCTGGGGGTCGATGAGACCGCCGGGCTGATGCTGGCGCCCTGTTTTCCCTGA
- a CDS encoding DUF3592 domain-containing protein, producing MAHVAQDHPVSFLRLFWRMGGWLALIFGSVLLLLTLVSHLTLGLAQRFDMEGIETRARVIDRYYTESTDSDGDKTITYYLEIDFETDGGRPMRLKPSVGSGLYNRTRIGDDIPVWYLQSDPSRIETRRGQNRSAATVTQVIGAVFGLLMLGALWFPGSKAVAALRARRYGRRDRAEVTGLKKTGWTVNGEHRYRLQWRDSAGRSGESLAYRRDQLTPYRTGSTVPVYHGLRRTWWEGDVGPSRHTRDAEGYPVNGG from the coding sequence ATGGCCCATGTCGCACAGGATCACCCGGTCTCTTTCCTGCGCCTGTTCTGGCGCATGGGCGGATGGCTGGCGCTGATATTCGGGTCCGTCCTGCTGCTGCTGACCCTTGTCAGCCACCTTACCCTTGGCCTCGCGCAACGCTTCGATATGGAAGGGATCGAGACCCGCGCCCGGGTGATCGACCGCTATTACACCGAAAGTACCGACAGCGACGGCGACAAGACCATCACTTACTACCTCGAGATCGACTTCGAGACCGATGGCGGTCGCCCGATGCGCCTGAAACCCTCGGTCGGCAGCGGGCTCTACAACCGCACCCGGATCGGCGACGACATCCCGGTCTGGTACCTGCAATCCGATCCCTCGCGGATCGAGACCCGGCGCGGCCAGAACCGCAGCGCCGCCACCGTGACGCAGGTCATCGGCGCGGTCTTCGGGCTGCTCATGCTGGGGGCGCTCTGGTTCCCCGGCAGCAAGGCGGTCGCCGCGTTGCGCGCCCGGCGCTACGGGCGCCGCGACAGGGCCGAGGTGACCGGGCTGAAAAAGACCGGCTGGACCGTCAACGGAGAACACCGCTACCGTCTGCAATGGCGCGACAGCGCGGGCCGGAGCGGCGAGAGCCTCGCCTATAGGCGCGACCAACTGACACCCTACCGCACCGGCAGCACGGTGCCGGTCTACCACGGCCTCCGGCGGACCTGGTGGGAGGGCGATGTCGGCCCCTCGCGCCACACCCGAGACGCAGAGGGCTACCCGGTAAACGGCGGCTGA
- a CDS encoding glutamate racemase: protein MAVGIFDSGLGGLTVLDAVSKRLPDVPFVYFGDNRHAPYGVRDADDIYRLTTAAVERLWAAGCDLVILACNTASAAALRRMQESWVPRDKRVLGVFVPLIEALTERQWGDNSPPREVAVKHVALFATPATVSSRAFQRELAFRAIGVDVEAQACGGLVDAIEEGDMILAEALVRSHVDALKRKLPHPEAAILGCTHYPLMDEIFQDALGPEVSVYSQANLVAASLADYLTRHPSMIGPGTESGFLTTGDPARVSRNATQFLKRQIVFTKA from the coding sequence ATGGCAGTAGGGATTTTCGATTCCGGGCTGGGGGGACTGACGGTGCTGGACGCGGTGTCGAAGCGTCTGCCCGACGTGCCCTTCGTCTACTTTGGCGACAACAGGCACGCGCCTTACGGGGTGCGCGATGCGGATGACATTTACCGCCTGACCACGGCGGCGGTGGAACGGCTCTGGGCGGCGGGCTGCGATCTGGTGATTCTCGCCTGCAACACCGCAAGCGCCGCGGCGCTGCGCCGGATGCAGGAATCCTGGGTGCCGCGCGACAAGCGGGTGCTGGGCGTCTTCGTGCCGCTGATCGAGGCCCTGACAGAGCGTCAGTGGGGCGACAACTCGCCGCCGCGCGAGGTGGCGGTGAAACATGTTGCCCTGTTTGCCACGCCCGCAACCGTCAGCAGCCGCGCCTTCCAGCGCGAACTGGCCTTCCGCGCCATCGGCGTCGACGTCGAGGCGCAGGCCTGCGGCGGGCTGGTCGATGCCATCGAAGAGGGTGACATGATCCTTGCCGAGGCGCTGGTGCGCAGCCACGTCGACGCGCTGAAACGCAAGCTGCCGCACCCCGAAGCGGCGATCCTCGGCTGCACCCATTACCCGCTGATGGACGAGATCTTTCAGGATGCGCTGGGGCCCGAGGTCTCGGTCTATTCGCAGGCCAATCTGGTGGCGGCCTCGCTGGCAGACTACCTGACGCGCCATCCCTCGATGATCGGCCCGGGGACGGAAAGCGGTTTCCTCACCACCGGCGACCCGGCCCGGGTGTCGCGCAACGCCACCCAGTTCCTGAAGCGGCAGATCGTCTTCACCAAGGCCTGA
- a CDS encoding lysophospholipid acyltransferase family protein: MPNRRQIARDISYSYSASTRGGRAMIRLMENATGRLGLIRRAEGYEAEVERGRDFWEVMVERYGLALEVTGGALNNLPAEGPLVVIANHPYGILDGLMLGHILSVVRGDFRILANHVFRKAEELDRIVLPINFSETKAAVQENLATRKAALRYLTEGGCIGVFPGGTVATAERPFGRPMDPGWRTFTAKMIARSNATVVPIYFDGHTSRLFQLASHLHVTLRMGLLIKEFRKRVDTPVRVAIGAPIAPDQIAARAGDPRALMDFLRRATYELSPVPLTSYDYGFEFEAKHKARH, from the coding sequence ATGCCGAACCGGCGTCAGATCGCGCGAGACATTTCTTATTCCTACTCGGCCAGCACGCGCGGCGGGCGGGCGATGATCCGCCTGATGGAGAACGCCACCGGGCGTCTGGGCCTGATCCGCCGCGCCGAGGGCTACGAGGCAGAGGTCGAGCGCGGCCGCGACTTCTGGGAGGTCATGGTCGAACGCTACGGGCTGGCGCTGGAGGTCACGGGGGGCGCGCTGAACAACCTGCCCGCAGAGGGGCCGCTGGTGGTGATCGCCAATCATCCCTACGGCATCCTCGACGGGTTGATGCTGGGGCACATCCTGTCGGTCGTGCGGGGCGATTTCCGCATCCTCGCCAACCACGTCTTCCGCAAGGCCGAGGAGCTGGACCGCATCGTCCTGCCGATCAACTTCTCCGAGACAAAGGCGGCGGTGCAGGAAAACCTCGCCACCCGCAAGGCGGCGCTGCGCTACCTCACGGAGGGCGGCTGCATCGGTGTCTTCCCGGGCGGCACCGTGGCCACGGCAGAGCGGCCCTTCGGTCGCCCCATGGACCCGGGTTGGCGCACCTTCACCGCCAAGATGATCGCCCGGTCGAACGCGACGGTGGTGCCGATCTACTTCGACGGCCACACCTCGCGACTGTTCCAGCTGGCCAGCCACCTGCATGTGACGCTTCGCATGGGGTTGCTGATCAAGGAGTTTCGCAAGCGCGTCGACACGCCGGTGCGCGTGGCCATCGGTGCCCCCATCGCGCCCGACCAGATCGCGGCGCGCGCCGGCGATCCCCGCGCGCTGATGGATTTCCTGCGCCGCGCCACTTATGAGCTTTCCCCGGTGCCGCTGACGTCCTACGATTACGGCTTCGAGTTCGAGGCAAAACACAAGGCGCGGCATTAG
- a CDS encoding indolepyruvate ferredoxin oxidoreductase family protein: MTKHEISLSDRFDLSKDDVLLNGTQALVRMMLIQKDRDRAAGLNTAGYVTGYRGSPLGAVDLQMNKAAKQLHAADVLFKEGLNEDLAATALWGSQQAELRGEGKFDGVFGLWYGKGPGVDRSGDVMRHANMAGTSAHGGVLMAMGDDHTGESSTVLHQSEWALVDAYMPVVSPAGVQEVLDYGVYGFALSRFAGVWVGLKTMKDTVEATAVVDGRPDRMALVTPQDFAMPEGGLNIRLGDTPHAQEARMIDYKRFAAEAFSRANGMDKRVWGKPGAKIGFVAAGKNWLDLVHALTLLGIDEAEAERLGITTYKIGQVFPLDMQGFHDWAEDLDLIVIVEEKRKLIEVQVKEAIFDDRRGRRVYGWYKGGAGNMHREELFPTRGALDPTWIAQKLGEILVEEGRGTDSVKAGLQALAEARTADNAQDIAARTPWFCAGCPHNSSTKVPEGSRAYAGIGCHYMVQWMDRETTGFTHMGAEGANWIGEAPFSSRGHVFQNLGDGTYNHSGVMAIRAALAAGVNITYKILFNDAVAMTGGQKNEGGLTPQQIAAELKAMGVRDVFVVYDEKEDVDLKALPQGIESFERAEMQAVQERCTKIEGVSAIVYIQTCAAEKRRRRKRGQFPDPDKRVFINTDVCEGCGDCGVQSNCVAIVPEETELGRKRAIDQSACNKDFSCLKGFCPSFVTLEGAQVKKAATTALELPHMPAPALPTIDKTWNVIVTGVGGTGVVTIGAVLAQAAQIDGKGAAMMEMAGLAQKGGAVHIHLRIAETPGDISAVRVATGEADALIGGDLVVSAGAKTLGLTRTGRTCAVVNSHEIVTGEFTRNTEFTLPADRLRLALEARMQDRLALFDASELARVVMGDSIFSNMMILGAAWQQGLVPLSHEAIAAAIELNGTAVEKNLRAFEVGRWAVLHPQEAARIGQSEVVERPKTLDEMIAFRADHLTRYQSRRLAKRYRRLAEGVTDPRLKEAVAKGYHKVLAYKDEYEVARLHLATRDKVRAAFDGDPKMTFHLAPPIFSKEGADGRPVKKHYGEGMLTAFRILARLKGLRGTPLDVFGRSAERRMERALIAQYEADMAEWLPKAAPETMDALVALAELPLQVRGFGPVKAANEARASKRREELLAVLRQGGAPLAQAAE, translated from the coding sequence ATGACCAAGCACGAGATTTCCCTCAGCGACCGATTCGACCTGTCGAAGGACGATGTGCTGCTGAACGGCACGCAGGCGCTGGTGCGCATGATGCTGATCCAGAAAGACCGTGACCGCGCGGCGGGGCTGAACACCGCCGGTTACGTGACGGGTTACCGAGGGTCGCCTCTGGGGGCGGTCGATCTTCAGATGAACAAGGCGGCGAAGCAGTTGCACGCCGCCGACGTGCTCTTCAAGGAAGGGCTGAACGAAGACCTCGCGGCCACCGCCCTATGGGGGTCGCAGCAGGCCGAACTGCGCGGAGAGGGCAAGTTCGACGGGGTCTTCGGGCTTTGGTACGGCAAGGGGCCGGGGGTGGACCGCTCGGGCGACGTGATGCGCCACGCCAACATGGCGGGCACCTCGGCGCATGGCGGCGTGCTGATGGCCATGGGCGACGACCACACCGGCGAATCCTCGACTGTCCTGCATCAGTCGGAATGGGCGCTGGTGGATGCCTATATGCCAGTCGTCTCTCCGGCGGGCGTGCAGGAGGTGCTGGACTACGGCGTCTACGGTTTTGCCCTGTCGCGCTTTGCCGGAGTCTGGGTCGGGCTGAAGACCATGAAGGACACGGTCGAGGCGACGGCGGTGGTGGACGGGCGTCCGGACCGCATGGCGCTGGTCACGCCGCAGGATTTCGCCATGCCCGAGGGCGGGCTGAACATCCGTCTCGGCGACACGCCGCACGCGCAAGAGGCGCGGATGATCGACTACAAGCGTTTCGCGGCAGAGGCGTTTTCCCGCGCCAACGGCATGGACAAGCGCGTCTGGGGCAAGCCCGGGGCCAAGATCGGCTTCGTCGCGGCGGGGAAGAACTGGCTCGACCTCGTGCACGCGCTGACCCTGCTGGGCATCGACGAGGCCGAGGCAGAGCGGCTGGGGATCACCACCTACAAGATCGGGCAGGTCTTTCCGCTGGATATGCAGGGCTTTCACGACTGGGCCGAGGATCTCGATCTGATCGTCATCGTCGAGGAAAAGCGCAAGCTGATCGAGGTGCAGGTCAAGGAGGCGATCTTCGACGACCGCCGGGGCCGCCGCGTCTATGGCTGGTACAAGGGCGGCGCGGGCAACATGCACCGCGAAGAGCTGTTCCCGACCCGCGGCGCACTCGATCCCACGTGGATCGCGCAGAAGCTGGGCGAGATCCTCGTCGAGGAGGGGCGCGGCACCGACAGCGTGAAGGCCGGGCTTCAGGCGCTGGCAGAGGCGCGGACGGCGGACAATGCGCAGGACATCGCCGCGCGCACACCATGGTTCTGCGCGGGCTGTCCGCACAACTCATCGACCAAGGTGCCCGAGGGCAGCCGCGCCTATGCGGGCATTGGCTGTCACTACATGGTGCAGTGGATGGATCGCGAGACCACCGGCTTCACCCATATGGGGGCCGAGGGCGCGAACTGGATCGGCGAGGCGCCGTTTTCCAGTCGTGGCCATGTCTTCCAGAACCTGGGCGACGGGACGTACAACCATTCCGGCGTGATGGCCATCCGGGCGGCGCTCGCCGCGGGGGTCAATATCACCTACAAGATCCTCTTCAACGATGCGGTCGCCATGACCGGCGGCCAGAAGAACGAGGGCGGGCTGACGCCGCAGCAGATCGCGGCGGAGCTGAAGGCCATGGGCGTGCGCGACGTCTTCGTCGTCTACGACGAGAAGGAGGACGTTGACCTCAAGGCGCTGCCGCAGGGGATCGAGTCCTTCGAGCGGGCCGAGATGCAGGCCGTGCAGGAACGTTGCACCAAGATCGAGGGCGTCAGCGCCATCGTCTACATCCAGACCTGCGCCGCCGAGAAGCGCCGCCGCCGCAAGCGCGGGCAGTTCCCAGACCCGGACAAGCGCGTCTTCATCAACACCGATGTCTGCGAGGGCTGCGGCGATTGCGGGGTGCAGTCGAACTGCGTGGCCATCGTGCCCGAAGAGACCGAACTGGGCCGCAAGCGGGCCATCGACCAGTCCGCCTGCAACAAGGATTTCTCTTGCCTCAAGGGGTTCTGCCCCTCCTTCGTGACGCTGGAGGGCGCGCAGGTGAAAAAGGCGGCGACCACGGCGCTGGAGCTTCCCCACATGCCCGCGCCCGCGCTGCCCACCATCGACAAGACGTGGAACGTCATCGTGACCGGCGTCGGCGGCACCGGGGTCGTGACCATCGGCGCGGTTCTGGCGCAGGCAGCGCAGATCGACGGCAAGGGTGCCGCGATGATGGAGATGGCGGGGCTCGCGCAGAAGGGCGGCGCGGTCCACATCCACCTGCGCATCGCCGAGACCCCCGGGGACATCAGCGCCGTGCGCGTTGCCACCGGCGAGGCCGATGCGCTGATCGGCGGCGACCTCGTCGTCTCGGCGGGGGCCAAGACGCTGGGCCTGACCCGCACCGGGCGCACCTGTGCGGTGGTCAACAGCCACGAGATCGTCACCGGAGAGTTCACCCGCAACACCGAGTTCACGCTGCCCGCCGACCGCCTGCGGCTGGCGCTGGAGGCGCGGATGCAAGACCGTCTGGCGCTCTTCGACGCCTCGGAACTGGCCCGCGTGGTCATGGGGGATTCGATCTTCTCCAACATGATGATCCTCGGCGCCGCATGGCAGCAGGGGCTGGTGCCGCTGAGTCACGAGGCCATCGCGGCGGCGATCGAGTTGAACGGTACGGCGGTCGAGAAGAACCTGCGCGCCTTCGAGGTCGGCCGCTGGGCCGTCCTGCACCCGCAGGAGGCCGCCCGGATCGGCCAGTCGGAGGTGGTCGAGCGACCGAAGACGCTGGACGAGATGATCGCCTTCCGCGCCGATCACCTGACGCGCTACCAAAGCCGCCGTCTGGCGAAACGGTATCGCAGGCTGGCGGAGGGCGTCACCGATCCGCGCCTGAAGGAGGCGGTGGCCAAGGGCTATCACAAGGTGCTCGCCTACAAGGACGAATACGAGGTCGCGCGCCTGCACCTTGCCACCCGCGACAAGGTTCGCGCGGCCTTCGACGGCGATCCGAAGATGACCTTCCACCTCGCGCCGCCGATCTTCTCGAAAGAGGGCGCGGACGGGCGCCCGGTGAAGAAGCACTACGGCGAGGGCATGCTGACCGCCTTCCGCATCCTTGCCCGGCTGAAGGGCCTGCGCGGCACGCCGCTGGATGTCTTCGGGCGCAGCGCAGAGCGCCGCATGGAGCGCGCCCTGATCGCGCAATACGAGGCCGACATGGCCGAGTGGCTGCCCAAGGCGGCACCGGAGACCATGGATGCCCTCGTCGCGTTGGCGGAACTGCCCCTGCAGGTTCGCGGCTTCGGCCCGGTCAAGGCGGCGAACGAGGCCCGGGCGTCGAAGCGGCGCGAAGAGCTTCTGGCGGTGCTGCGGCAGGGCGGTGCGCCGCTGGCGCAGGCGGCGGAGTAG
- a CDS encoding LysR family transcriptional regulator, with the protein MDWDKLRIFHAVADAGSLTHAGDSLHLSQSAVSRQIRALEEALNTTLFHRHARGLILTEQGELLFDATQSMNKRIDAATARIRDSEEEVFGELKVTTTYGFGALWLAPRLTKLYEKYPDLNIDLMLEERVLDLPMREADVAIRMKEPSQADLVRKRLMSIRMRLYASPDYLAANGKPQRLEDLSTHRLIAQSPTSAQVTAGAQLVQQLLSYDVPAKLTVNNYFGVLQAVISNLGIGVLPDYIIEDFPTIIRVLPEIESNEVPVFLAYPEELRQSKRVSAFRDFVQEEIIAHRRQLRAMGDD; encoded by the coding sequence ATGGACTGGGACAAACTGAGAATTTTCCACGCGGTGGCGGACGCAGGGAGCCTGACGCACGCCGGCGATTCGCTGCATTTGTCGCAATCGGCAGTGTCGCGCCAGATCCGCGCGCTGGAAGAGGCCCTGAATACCACGCTGTTTCACCGCCATGCTCGTGGCCTGATCCTGACCGAACAGGGCGAGCTTCTGTTCGACGCCACCCAATCGATGAACAAGCGCATCGACGCGGCAACCGCGCGCATCCGCGACAGCGAGGAAGAGGTCTTCGGCGAGTTGAAGGTCACCACGACCTACGGCTTCGGCGCGCTGTGGCTGGCGCCGCGCCTGACCAAGCTCTACGAGAAATATCCCGACCTCAACATCGACCTGATGCTCGAGGAACGCGTGCTCGACCTGCCCATGCGCGAGGCCGACGTCGCCATCCGTATGAAAGAACCCAGCCAGGCCGACCTGGTGCGCAAGCGGCTGATGAGCATCCGCATGCGCCTTTACGCTTCGCCGGACTACCTCGCCGCCAACGGCAAGCCCCAGCGGCTGGAGGATCTGTCGACCCATCGCCTGATCGCCCAAAGCCCGACGTCGGCGCAGGTGACCGCGGGCGCGCAGCTGGTCCAGCAATTGCTGTCCTACGACGTGCCGGCCAAGCTGACGGTGAACAACTACTTCGGCGTGCTTCAGGCGGTGATCTCGAACCTCGGCATCGGCGTGCTGCCCGATTACATCATCGAGGATTTCCCGACGATCATCCGTGTCCTGCCGGAAATCGAATCGAACGAGGTTCCGGTCTTCCTCGCCTACCCCGAGGAACTGCGCCAGTCGAAGCGCGTCTCGGCCTTCCGCGACTTCGTGCAGGAAGAAATCATCGCGCACCGCCGCCAGCTGCGCGCAATGGGCGACGACTGA
- the purL gene encoding phosphoribosylformylglycinamidine synthase subunit PurL, protein MQEPAITEDLIEAHGIKPDEYAEILRILNREPTFTELGIFSAMWNEHCSYKSSKIHLKKLPITGPQVICGPGENAGVVDIGDGQAVVFKMESHNHPSYIEPYQGAATGVGGILRDVFTMGARPIAAMNALSFGEKDHPKTRQLVHGVVEGVGGYGNAFGVPTVGGEVRFHPAYNGNCLVNAFAAGLADADKIFYSAASGVGRPVVYLGAKTGRDGVGGATMASAEFDETIEEKRPTVQVGDPFTEKRLMEATLELMQTGAVISIQDMGAAGLTCSAVEMGDKGQLGIRLDLEKVPQREANMTAYEMMLSESQERMLMVLDPTKEAEAKAVFDKWDLDFAIVGETIAEDRFLIVHNGETKADMPLSRLSSSAPEYDRPWEATEPAAEMAEVPGIDPIDGLKALLASPNYASKAWVYDQYDSQVMADTVRTPGFGAGVIRVHGTEKMLAFTSDVTPRYVRANPVEGGKQAVAEAYRNLCAVGAKPLATTDNLNFGNPEKPAIMGQFVGALDGIGQACSALDMPIVSGNVSLYNETDGTAILPTPTIGAVGLIAAGEEPILGLARDGHVALMLGAAGSHLGQSALLYEVFGREDGDAPHVDLAAERAAGEFIRANRALIRACTDLADGGLALAAFEMAEASGVGVTLNSGDTPDLFGEDQGRYLIACNFDAAEALMIAAGQAGVTLTTVGRFTGDTVRMGGSEAPLAELAALYRESFGAAFG, encoded by the coding sequence ATGCAGGAACCGGCCATCACCGAAGACCTGATCGAGGCACACGGCATCAAGCCGGACGAATATGCCGAGATCCTGCGCATCCTGAACCGGGAGCCCACCTTCACCGAACTGGGCATCTTCTCGGCGATGTGGAACGAGCATTGTTCCTACAAGTCCTCGAAGATACATCTGAAGAAGCTGCCGATCACCGGCCCGCAGGTCATCTGCGGCCCCGGCGAGAACGCGGGTGTGGTCGATATCGGCGACGGGCAGGCCGTGGTCTTCAAGATGGAAAGCCACAACCACCCCTCCTACATCGAACCCTATCAGGGCGCGGCGACCGGCGTGGGCGGCATCCTGCGCGATGTCTTCACCATGGGTGCGCGGCCCATCGCGGCGATGAACGCGCTCAGCTTCGGCGAGAAGGACCACCCCAAGACCCGCCAGCTCGTGCATGGCGTCGTCGAGGGTGTCGGCGGCTACGGCAATGCCTTCGGCGTGCCCACCGTGGGCGGCGAGGTCCGCTTTCACCCCGCCTACAACGGCAACTGCCTCGTGAACGCCTTCGCCGCCGGTCTGGCGGATGCGGACAAGATCTTCTACTCCGCCGCCTCGGGTGTCGGTCGCCCCGTGGTCTACCTCGGCGCCAAGACGGGCCGGGACGGCGTCGGCGGCGCCACCATGGCCAGCGCGGAATTCGACGAGACGATCGAAGAGAAACGCCCCACCGTGCAGGTCGGCGACCCCTTCACCGAAAAGCGCCTTATGGAAGCCACGCTGGAGCTGATGCAGACCGGCGCCGTCATCTCCATTCAGGACATGGGCGCGGCGGGTCTGACCTGCTCGGCGGTGGAAATGGGCGACAAGGGCCAGCTTGGCATCCGCCTCGACCTTGAAAAGGTGCCGCAGCGCGAAGCCAACATGACCGCATACGAGATGATGCTGTCCGAGTCGCAGGAACGCATGCTCATGGTCCTCGACCCCACGAAAGAGGCCGAGGCCAAGGCCGTCTTCGACAAGTGGGACCTCGACTTCGCCATCGTGGGCGAAACCATCGCCGAGGACCGGTTCCTGATCGTCCACAACGGCGAGACCAAGGCCGACATGCCGCTCTCGCGGCTGTCCTCCTCGGCGCCGGAATACGACCGCCCGTGGGAGGCGACCGAACCGGCGGCAGAGATGGCGGAGGTCCCCGGCATCGACCCCATCGACGGGCTGAAGGCGCTGCTCGCCTCGCCGAACTACGCATCCAAGGCATGGGTCTACGACCAGTACGACAGCCAGGTCATGGCCGACACCGTGCGCACCCCGGGCTTTGGCGCGGGCGTGATCCGCGTGCATGGCACCGAAAAGATGCTGGCCTTCACCTCTGACGTGACGCCGCGCTACGTGCGCGCCAACCCGGTCGAGGGCGGCAAGCAGGCGGTGGCCGAGGCCTACCGCAACCTCTGCGCCGTTGGAGCCAAGCCTTTGGCCACCACCGACAACCTCAATTTCGGCAACCCGGAAAAGCCCGCGATCATGGGGCAGTTCGTGGGCGCGCTCGACGGCATCGGGCAGGCCTGTTCGGCGCTCGACATGCCCATCGTCTCGGGCAACGTCTCGCTCTACAACGAGACCGACGGCACGGCGATCCTGCCTACGCCCACCATCGGCGCCGTGGGCCTGATCGCCGCCGGCGAAGAGCCCATCCTCGGCCTGGCGCGCGACGGCCACGTGGCCCTCATGCTGGGCGCTGCGGGCAGCCATCTCGGCCAGTCGGCCTTGCTCTACGAGGTCTTCGGACGCGAGGACGGCGATGCGCCGCATGTGGATCTGGCCGCCGAACGCGCCGCCGGCGAGTTCATCCGCGCCAACCGCGCCCTGATTCGCGCCTGCACCGACCTCGCCGACGGCGGTCTGGCACTGGCGGCCTTCGAGATGGCAGAGGCCTCTGGCGTGGGTGTGACCCTGAACAGCGGCGACACGCCGGACCTCTTTGGCGAGGATCAGGGCCGTTACCTGATCGCCTGCAACTTCGACGCCGCCGAGGCGCTGATGATCGCCGCGGGACAGGCCGGCGTCACCCTGACGACCGTGGGCCGCTTCACCGGCGACACGGTGCGGATGGGCGGCTCCGAGGCGCCGCTCGCGGAGCTGGCCGCCCTCTATCGCGAGAGTTTCGGCGCGGCTTTCGGCTAG
- a CDS encoding M48 family metallopeptidase, with protein sequence MLKFTPILLAILYALAMYRFSVWRTSRELDERSTELADARLKRLTDRMAAALDLPRIKVHIYEIDPVNGLAAPDGRIFITRGFYRKYQSGEVSAEELASVIAHELGHVALGHSRRRMIDFSGQNALRAALAMVLGRILPGIGIWIANMLTTLLAARLSRSDEYEADAYAAALLTKAGIGTGPQKSLFTKLEALTQSRAGVVPAWLMSHPKTQERIAALEALEHRWQG encoded by the coding sequence ATGCTGAAGTTCACCCCAATCCTGCTCGCCATCCTCTACGCGCTCGCCATGTACCGCTTTTCGGTCTGGCGCACCTCGCGAGAGCTTGACGAACGCTCGACCGAATTGGCGGACGCGCGCCTGAAACGGCTCACCGACCGGATGGCTGCCGCGCTGGATCTGCCCCGGATCAAGGTCCACATCTACGAGATCGACCCGGTCAACGGGCTGGCCGCGCCGGATGGCCGGATCTTCATCACGCGCGGCTTCTACCGCAAGTACCAGAGCGGCGAGGTCAGCGCGGAGGAGCTTGCCAGCGTCATCGCCCATGAGCTGGGCCACGTGGCCTTGGGGCATTCGCGGCGCCGGATGATCGACTTTTCCGGCCAGAACGCCCTGCGCGCGGCGCTGGCCATGGTGCTGGGCCGCATCCTGCCCGGCATCGGCATCTGGATCGCCAATATGCTGACCACGCTGCTGGCGGCGCGGCTGTCACGCTCGGACGAATACGAGGCCGATGCCTATGCCGCCGCACTGCTGACCAAGGCCGGGATCGGGACAGGGCCGCAAAAGTCCCTGTTCACCAAGCTCGAAGCGCTGACGCAAAGCCGCGCCGGAGTCGTGCCCGCTTGGCTGATGTCGCACCCCAAGACGCAGGAACGCATTGCCGCGCTGGAAGCGTTGGAGCATCGCTGGCAGGGCTGA